In the Kribbella sp. NBC_00482 genome, one interval contains:
- a CDS encoding type II toxin-antitoxin system VapB family antitoxin, whose translation MIFKRVGDDKPYPDHGLRPKDWSSLPPRQVRLDELVTTKGTLDLNALLDEDSTFYGDLFAHVVEWKGDMYLEDGLHRALRAALQQRSVLHARVLVVD comes from the coding sequence GTGATCTTCAAGCGTGTCGGGGACGACAAGCCGTACCCGGACCATGGGCTGCGACCGAAGGACTGGTCTTCGCTGCCGCCCAGGCAGGTGCGGCTGGACGAACTCGTCACGACGAAGGGCACTTTGGATCTGAACGCGCTGCTCGACGAGGACTCGACTTTCTACGGCGATCTGTTCGCGCACGTGGTGGAGTGGAAGGGCGACATGTACCTCGAGGACGGCCTGCACCGCGCGCTGCGTGCCGCGTTGCAGCAGCGTTCGGTCCTGCATGCACGGGTCCTGGTAGTCGACTGA
- a CDS encoding LytR C-terminal domain-containing protein encodes MTAIHPQPRPHSRIRWRTPITMVILLGILAGGGWWGWNSLVNSSAEPTCTEQKLTNNRLVPKQVVLNVYNGGARAGSASRVADALKQRAFNIDKVANEPKGDKVDVVALRGAAADAPEMLLVAGQLNQKAVMIADGRTDHTVDLVIGAGFGSVKLKGIPSVTVAPGATVCLPVIHSPQPVPSGQNPN; translated from the coding sequence ATGACGGCGATTCATCCGCAACCGAGACCGCACTCGCGGATCCGGTGGCGTACGCCGATCACGATGGTGATCCTGCTGGGGATCCTCGCCGGTGGGGGCTGGTGGGGCTGGAACTCGCTGGTGAACAGCAGCGCCGAGCCGACCTGCACCGAACAGAAGCTGACGAACAACCGCCTGGTGCCGAAGCAGGTCGTGCTGAACGTCTACAACGGCGGCGCCCGCGCGGGCTCGGCCAGCCGAGTGGCCGACGCGCTGAAGCAGCGCGCCTTCAACATCGACAAGGTCGCGAACGAGCCCAAGGGCGACAAGGTCGACGTAGTGGCGCTGCGCGGTGCCGCCGCGGACGCGCCCGAGATGCTCCTGGTCGCGGGTCAGCTGAACCAGAAGGCGGTCATGATCGCCGACGGCCGCACCGACCACACCGTCGACCTGGTCATCGGCGCCGGTTTCGGCTCCGTGAAGCTCAAGGGCATCCCGTCGGTCACGGTCGCCCCCGGCGCCACGGTCTGCCTCCCGGTCATCCACAGCCCCCAGCCGGTCCCGTCGGGCCAGAACCCCAACTAG